The following are encoded in a window of Arthrobacter antioxidans genomic DNA:
- a CDS encoding lipopolysaccharide assembly protein LapA domain-containing protein: MSNQNKVKGANATKPWWHRLTLRQITAVLLAILAVIFIGQNRQEATVSLLFVTVTLPLWITLACATVVGIAVGWLAHRRSA, encoded by the coding sequence ATGTCGAACCAGAACAAGGTCAAGGGCGCCAATGCAACGAAGCCGTGGTGGCACCGGCTCACCCTCCGCCAGATCACCGCGGTCCTGCTCGCCATCCTCGCCGTGATCTTCATCGGCCAGAACAGGCAGGAAGCGACCGTCTCCCTGCTGTTCGTCACGGTGACGCTCCCCCTGTGGATCACCCTCGCGTGCGCCACCGTCGTCGGTATCGCCGTCGGGTGGCTGGCCCACCGCCGGTCGGCCTAG
- the glsA gene encoding glutaminase A — translation MAGPPPVGLVDPRESGALDLLSPVRATDPSGGRRFSSTGHLPPRLTVSGLLRDAHAAYAALDDGTVADYIPSLAAADPGRFGISVCGVDGTSFSIGDAQDAFSIQSISKAFTFALVCDAIGHTVVREAVGVNNSGLPFDSVMALELNGGSPRNPMVNAGALVMISLAPGDSAAAKWQFLQEGMSRFAGRRLLLDGQVYDSEAATNHRNRALAALLRSYGHMSYDPLLTTDIYTRQCSLLVSARDLAVMGATLADGGVNPLTHERVVDPSACRDTLAVMATSGLYQRSGDWLYEVGLPGKSGVSGGIVTVAPGKGGMATYSPRLDAAGTSVRGQHATRSLARSLGLDLFASAPEPDAAPPGRPAEHTG, via the coding sequence GTGGCTGGCCCACCGCCGGTCGGCCTAGTGGACCCCCGGGAGAGCGGCGCCCTCGACCTGCTCAGCCCGGTCCGCGCCACCGACCCGTCCGGCGGCAGGCGCTTCAGCTCGACGGGGCACCTCCCGCCCCGCCTCACGGTGAGCGGCCTGCTGCGCGACGCCCATGCAGCCTATGCCGCGCTCGACGACGGCACGGTGGCCGACTACATCCCGTCGCTCGCAGCCGCCGATCCCGGCCGTTTCGGCATCAGTGTCTGCGGGGTGGACGGTACCTCGTTCTCGATCGGCGATGCGCAGGACGCGTTCTCCATCCAGTCCATCTCGAAGGCCTTCACTTTCGCCCTGGTGTGCGACGCCATCGGCCACACCGTCGTCCGGGAGGCCGTCGGGGTGAACAACTCGGGGCTGCCGTTCGATTCGGTGATGGCACTCGAACTCAACGGTGGCAGCCCCAGGAATCCGATGGTCAACGCGGGGGCGCTCGTCATGATCAGCCTCGCCCCCGGTGACTCGGCCGCAGCCAAGTGGCAGTTCCTCCAGGAAGGCATGTCCCGCTTCGCCGGTCGACGACTGCTGCTCGACGGCCAGGTCTACGACTCGGAGGCAGCGACCAATCACCGGAACCGTGCGCTCGCGGCGCTGCTCAGGAGCTACGGGCACATGTCCTACGATCCCCTGCTCACCACCGACATCTACACCCGGCAGTGCTCGCTCCTGGTCTCGGCCAGGGACCTCGCGGTGATGGGCGCCACGCTGGCCGATGGCGGGGTCAACCCCCTGACGCACGAGCGGGTCGTCGATCCGTCCGCCTGCCGGGACACCCTCGCCGTCATGGCGACCTCCGGGCTGTACCAGCGCTCGGGCGACTGGCTCTACGAGGTGGGGCTGCCGGGCAAGAGCGGCGTGTCCGGCGGCATCGTCACCGTGGCACCGGGCAAGGGCGGAATGGCCACCTACTCGCCGAGACTCGACGCAGCCGGTACGAGCGTCCGTGGGCAGCACGCCACACGGAGCCTGGCGCGGAGTCTCGGCCTCGATCTCTTCGCGTCCGCGCCGGAACCCGACGCGGCGCCCCCGGGCAGACCGGCGGAGCACACCGGTTGA
- a CDS encoding isochorismatase family protein has translation MTTLQNRPNTALMVIDAQNGVVGEAHARDAVLSSIRGLVSRARDADVTVVWVQHSDAGLEKGSDAWQLVPELERLASDPLVHKTYGDSFEATDLESVLGLAGVGRLVVTGAQTDACIRSTIHGAFVRGYDVTLVGDAHTTEDLSAFGAPAPDQVIRHTNLYWQHQSAPGRTADVTPAEDVHFGEGGG, from the coding sequence ATGACCACGCTGCAGAACCGTCCGAACACCGCACTGATGGTCATCGACGCACAGAACGGAGTGGTCGGTGAAGCGCACGCCCGCGACGCGGTGCTCTCGTCCATCCGCGGACTGGTATCGAGGGCACGCGACGCCGACGTCACCGTCGTCTGGGTCCAGCACTCCGACGCCGGGCTCGAGAAGGGCAGCGACGCGTGGCAGCTCGTGCCCGAGCTCGAGCGCCTCGCCTCGGATCCGCTGGTCCACAAGACCTACGGAGATTCCTTCGAGGCCACCGACCTCGAGTCCGTCCTCGGTCTGGCAGGAGTGGGGCGCCTCGTCGTCACCGGTGCGCAGACCGACGCGTGCATCCGGTCGACCATCCACGGGGCGTTCGTCCGGGGCTACGACGTGACGCTGGTCGGCGACGCGCACACCACCGAGGATCTCAGCGCCTTCGGAGCGCCGGCTCCGGATCAGGTCATCCGGCATACCAACCTCTACTGGCAGCACCAATCCGCGCCGGGCCGGACGGCGGACGTCACCCCGGCGGAGGACGTGCACTTCGGTGAGGGCGGCGGCTGA
- a CDS encoding DUF3054 domain-containing protein → MPRSTPLRPADPSPSRPGRAQAVPVAWGIADVALILVFAASGRRTHEHGVTVAGVLETAWPFLLAYAAATLAVRAWRSPGAPWPTGVVLWVATVAGGLAVRALSGGGVALSFQVVTLIVLGAFLLLPRVVLRVVRRRRRPVA, encoded by the coding sequence ATGCCCCGCAGCACCCCCCTTCGCCCAGCCGACCCGTCCCCGTCCCGGCCTGGACGGGCGCAGGCGGTCCCGGTCGCGTGGGGCATCGCCGACGTCGCCCTGATCCTCGTCTTCGCCGCCTCGGGCCGTCGCACGCACGAGCACGGTGTCACCGTCGCGGGCGTGCTCGAGACCGCCTGGCCGTTCCTCCTCGCCTACGCGGCTGCGACCCTGGCCGTACGGGCCTGGCGTTCGCCGGGCGCCCCCTGGCCCACCGGGGTGGTCCTCTGGGTGGCGACCGTCGCCGGCGGACTGGCGGTGCGCGCCCTGTCGGGCGGCGGGGTCGCGCTCAGCTTCCAGGTCGTCACGCTGATCGTCCTCGGTGCGTTCCTGCTGCTCCCGCGCGTCGTCCTCCGCGTGGTCCGGCGCCGCCGGCGGCCGGTAGCGTAG
- a CDS encoding Lrp/AsnC family transcriptional regulator has translation MITAFVLIQTDASRIPESAQAISEIAGISEVYSVTGEWDLIAIARVSRHEDLADVIADRLSKIEGIRSTTTQIAFRSYSQHDLDAAFSLGFDSE, from the coding sequence ATGATCACCGCATTCGTCCTCATCCAGACCGACGCCTCCCGCATCCCCGAGAGCGCGCAGGCGATCTCGGAGATCGCGGGCATCAGCGAGGTGTACTCGGTGACGGGCGAGTGGGACCTCATCGCCATCGCCCGCGTGAGCCGCCACGAGGACCTGGCCGACGTCATCGCCGACCGCCTGTCGAAGATCGAGGGCATCCGCTCGACGACGACGCAGATCGCCTTCCGGTCCTACTCCCAGCACGACCTCGACGCGGCCTTCTCCCTCGGGTTCGACAGCGAGTAG